The region CCGCGCCCACCTGGCTGGGCTCGATCCCCTTTGTCGGCGAGCGTTTAGTGGCGACGTGGGACAGCATCGACCAGCAGGGCGCGGCGCTGATGGTCAGCATCAAGCCGTACCTGGGGCAGGTCGGCAACTGGCTGCTGGCGCGCAGTGCGCAGATTGGTGGCGGCATCCTCGAACTGACCCTGAGCCTGGTGTTCGTGTTCTTTTTCTATCGCGACGGGCCACGCCTGGCGCTGTTCGTGCATCGCTTGCTGGAGCGTTTGATTGGCGAGCGCGCCGGTTACTATATCGAACTGGTGGCCGGTACCGTGCAGCGCGTGGTCAACGGCGTGATCGGTACGGCGGCCGCCCAGGCCCTGCTGGCGCTGATCGGTTTCCTGATCGCCGGCGTGCCGGGCGCGCTGGTGCTGGGCATCGTCACCTTCCTGCTCAGCCTGATCCCCATGGGGCCACCGCTGGTGTGGATACCGGCCACGGCCTGGCTGGCCTGGAAGGGCGATTACACTTACGCAGTTTTCCTCGGTGTATGGGGCACGTTCATCATCAGCGGCGTGGACAACGTACTCAAGCCGTACCTGATCAGCCGAGGCGGCAACTTGCCGCTGGTGATCGTGCTGTTGGGCGTGTTCGGCGGGTTGATCGCCTTTGGCTTTATTGGCCTGTTTATCGGCCCGACGTTGCTGGCGGTGGCCTACAGCCTGTTGACCGATTGGAGTGCGACCCAGGCCCAAGTTCGCCGCGAAGACAAACCACTGTAAAGACGGGGTGAGGGCTAATGTGGCGCTCTTAAGCGCGGGGCAGCCACATCACCGCCGTCAAGCCGCCGCCTGGGGTTTCCTCCAGGCTCAGGCGGCCGCCGAGGCGTTCCACCGCTTCCTTGGAAATCGTCATGCCGAGGCCGACGCCACCGGAGTTGCGGTTGCGTGAGCCTTCCAGACGAAAGAACGGCTCGAACACCGCCTCACGTTTATCCGCTGCAATCCCGGGCCCGTGGTCGATGACACGGATGACCAGGGCTTCGCGGCTGTCGGTCAGTTCTATGCGCGCCGTACCGGCATAGCGCAGGGCGTTATCGATGAGGTTATTGAGGCATGAACGCAGGGCCATCGGCTGCACCTGCAAAGGCACGCAGGTGCCGGAAAATTGCACGTCAGCGCCTTGGTCCTGGGCGTTTTCACTCAGAGACTCCACCAACGCCTGTACGTCGAGCCAATGCCGGGTTTCGCTGGTGCGTTGTTCGTGCAGGTAGCTCAGGGTGGAATCGAGCATGCCGATCATGTCGTCCAGGTCCTGGCGCATCTGGCCTTGCAGCTTGGTGTCTTCGATCTGCTCCAGGCGCAGCTTAAGGCGTGACAGCGGGGTGCGCAGGTCATGGGAGACGGCGCCGAGCATGCGCGCGCGCTGGCTGACCTGTTCGCGGATGCGCTTTTGCATCAGGTTGAAGGTCGACGCCGCCTGGCGTGCCTCACGCGGCCCGGACTCGTTGAGCGGCGGGCTGTCGAGGTCGAGGCTTAAGCGCTCGGCGGCGGCGCTCAGGCGCTGGATCGGCCGGCTCAACAGTTTGGCGCCGTACCAGGCGGCGATGATCAGCGAGATAAACTGAAACGTCAGCGGCACCACGGGGCCACCAAACCACGGGCGATGATGCCGGGGCAGCGGCGTCATGGTGCCGTCCGGCTGCTCGACAAAGGTTTCCTGAGGCGGTGGCGGCGGCGGGCCATAGTGGTGAAACCAAAAGAACGCCAGCACATGGGCCAGCACAATGGCCACCAGCAGTACGCCGAACAGCCTTCCGAACAGCGTATTGAAGGTGGCGCGCATCAGCCGATGTCTC is a window of Pseudomonas antarctica DNA encoding:
- a CDS encoding AI-2E family transporter yields the protein MLNNDRLLVQILLLVLFGASFWVMAPFWSALFWGAVLAFASWPLMRLLTRWLGGRESLAAGILTLCWMLLVAVPLVWLGFNLADHVRDAVGLIKDIQVDGLPAAPTWLGSIPFVGERLVATWDSIDQQGAALMVSIKPYLGQVGNWLLARSAQIGGGILELTLSLVFVFFFYRDGPRLALFVHRLLERLIGERAGYYIELVAGTVQRVVNGVIGTAAAQALLALIGFLIAGVPGALVLGIVTFLLSLIPMGPPLVWIPATAWLAWKGDYTYAVFLGVWGTFIISGVDNVLKPYLISRGGNLPLVIVLLGVFGGLIAFGFIGLFIGPTLLAVAYSLLTDWSATQAQVRREDKPL
- a CDS encoding sensor histidine kinase, giving the protein MRATFNTLFGRLFGVLLVAIVLAHVLAFFWFHHYGPPPPPPQETFVEQPDGTMTPLPRHHRPWFGGPVVPLTFQFISLIIAAWYGAKLLSRPIQRLSAAAERLSLDLDSPPLNESGPREARQAASTFNLMQKRIREQVSQRARMLGAVSHDLRTPLSRLKLRLEQIEDTKLQGQMRQDLDDMIGMLDSTLSYLHEQRTSETRHWLDVQALVESLSENAQDQGADVQFSGTCVPLQVQPMALRSCLNNLIDNALRYAGTARIELTDSREALVIRVIDHGPGIAADKREAVFEPFFRLEGSRNRNSGGVGLGMTISKEAVERLGGRLSLEETPGGGLTAVMWLPRA